The following coding sequences lie in one bacterium genomic window:
- a CDS encoding R3H domain-containing nucleic acid-binding protein: MDTEAIKKTIEEMLSLLDVSYELTVVNDETTGTVCFQIKTGDPQILIGRDGMHLAALSHVIKRISDKATLPAPACAYPHADRPGVALQAGTNRKEQTSFVIDVNNYQGKKTEELKSMASMLAERARYFKSDVEMNPMSPYERMIIHSIFSNVKDIKTESVGEGRGRHVVIKYIAIEE; encoded by the coding sequence ATGGACACCGAAGCTATAAAAAAAACCATCGAAGAAATGCTCTCTCTACTCGATGTATCATACGAGTTGACTGTTGTGAATGATGAAACTACAGGGACGGTTTGTTTTCAGATAAAAACGGGAGACCCCCAGATTCTTATCGGGCGCGATGGGATGCATCTTGCGGCGTTAAGTCACGTCATAAAAAGAATTTCAGATAAGGCAACCCTGCCTGCGCCTGCCTGTGCGTATCCGCACGCAGACAGGCCGGGCGTAGCACTGCAGGCAGGCACCAACAGAAAAGAGCAAACCTCCTTCGTGATTGATGTAAACAATTATCAAGGGAAAAAAACCGAAGAACTTAAAAGTATGGCTTCAATGCTTGCAGAGCGAGCACGATATTTTAAAAGTGACGTAGAAATGAACCCCATGTCTCCTTATGAACGCATGATCATTCACTCTATTTTCTCCAATGTAAAAGATATTAAAACAGAGTCAGTGGGTGAAGGCAGGGGGCGGCACGTAGTAATTAAATATATTGCCATTGAGGAATAA